A region of Acidobacteriota bacterium DNA encodes the following proteins:
- a CDS encoding energy transducer TonB encodes MTDEFPGSGVSLPVVVKEVKPVYPRDVLPEKVQGSVWMRCVVLPDGKVGDIEVTRSLHPRLDREAGRAATQWEFKPGAKDGKPVAVEITLEMTFTLK; translated from the coding sequence TTGACAGACGAATTCCCCGGCAGCGGCGTCTCCTTGCCGGTCGTGGTGAAGGAAGTGAAGCCTGTTTACCCGCGCGACGTTTTGCCCGAGAAGGTCCAGGGTTCTGTCTGGATGCGCTGCGTAGTGTTACCGGACGGCAAGGTTGGGGATATCGAAGTCACCCGTTCCCTCCATCCACGGCTGGATCGCGAGGCGGGCCGGGCGGCCACTCAATGGGAGTTCAAGCCCGGCGCGAAGGACGGCAAGCCGGTGGCGGTCGAGATCACCCTCGAGATGACGTTTACACTCAAGTAA
- a CDS encoding MFS transporter — translation MMQNLPHVPDLESTTLAKVRWRLIPFLFLLYVIAYLDRVNVGYAALDMNRDLGFSAAVYGFGSGIFFLSYTLLEVPSNLILARVGARRWIARIMITWGLVSMAMMFVTTPLSFYVLRFVLGAAEAGFFPGLILYLTHWFPARERARAVALFMTATAMAGVIGAPISSALLQLDGLGGLHGWQWLFIIEGLPAVLLAPVVLRRLTERPADATWLNADEREWLSNEMAKEHAQTDHVHLTLRAAASSGRLWALSALYCCIVMAFYGISFWLPQIVQATGGLSSARVILLTAIPYVAATIGLVVIGSRSDRKVERRWHVAVPCLIGAGGFVLTVLAPPSAAMSLAMLSIAAFGIWGTLGPFWAMPTAFLRGTAAAGGIAIVNSIGNIGGFAGPFAIGWVRDATGSFEGGLLALAGVLVVGAAIAISLPATDSHRLATDANAGR, via the coding sequence ATGATGCAGAATCTGCCACACGTGCCGGATCTCGAGTCAACCACGCTCGCCAAAGTCCGTTGGCGGCTCATCCCCTTTCTGTTCCTGCTCTACGTCATTGCGTATCTCGACCGCGTGAACGTCGGGTACGCCGCGCTCGACATGAACCGGGACCTCGGCTTCAGCGCCGCCGTATACGGCTTCGGGTCTGGCATCTTCTTCCTCAGTTACACGCTGCTCGAGGTGCCGAGCAACCTGATCCTGGCGCGGGTCGGCGCGCGCCGCTGGATCGCCCGCATCATGATCACGTGGGGCCTGGTGTCGATGGCGATGATGTTCGTCACCACGCCACTGTCTTTTTACGTGCTGCGCTTCGTTCTTGGCGCCGCCGAAGCCGGCTTCTTCCCTGGCCTGATCCTGTACCTCACGCACTGGTTCCCGGCGCGCGAACGCGCCCGCGCCGTGGCGTTGTTCATGACGGCCACCGCCATGGCCGGCGTGATCGGGGCGCCCATCTCCAGCGCCCTCCTGCAGCTCGACGGCCTCGGCGGCCTGCACGGGTGGCAGTGGCTGTTCATCATCGAGGGCCTGCCGGCGGTGTTGCTGGCACCGGTGGTCCTGCGCCGTCTCACCGAGCGGCCCGCGGACGCGACGTGGCTCAATGCCGACGAGCGCGAATGGCTCTCGAACGAGATGGCGAAGGAGCATGCGCAGACCGACCACGTGCACCTGACGCTGCGGGCCGCGGCGTCGAGCGGCCGGCTGTGGGCGCTCTCAGCCCTCTATTGCTGCATCGTGATGGCCTTCTACGGAATCAGCTTCTGGCTGCCGCAGATCGTGCAGGCGACGGGCGGGCTGAGCTCGGCTCGCGTGATCCTGCTGACGGCGATTCCCTATGTGGCCGCAACCATCGGCCTTGTCGTGATCGGATCGCGCTCGGACCGCAAGGTCGAGCGCCGGTGGCATGTGGCGGTACCGTGCCTGATCGGCGCCGGCGGATTCGTGCTCACCGTGCTGGCACCGCCAAGCGCCGCCATGTCGCTGGCCATGCTGTCGATTGCCGCGTTCGGCATTTGGGGCACGCTCGGCCCCTTCTGGGCCATGCCCACGGCCTTCCTGCGCGGCACGGCCGCCGCCGGAGGGATTGCGATCGTCAACTCGATCGGCAACATCGGCGGTTTTGCGGGACCGTTCGCCATCGGCTGGGTGCGCGACGCGACCGGCAGCTTCGAAGGGGGCCTGCTGGCGCTCGCCGGCGTGCTCGTCGTCGGCGCCGCGATTGCGATCAGCTTGCCTGCCACCGATTCACACCGATTAGCCACCGATGCCAATGCGGGCCGTTAA
- a CDS encoding ABC transporter permease: MERLLQDLRVAVRVLWKDRSFAVTTVATLALCLAANVAIFAIVDGVLLKPLPFDQPDRLVRIFNKYPGAGVEIGDNGVPDYFDRKAGLTAAEEIAMFRQAGVTVSGSGLGEAERIQAMTVTPSFFRVLKVQPARGQAFTDAQGELGQEKVVILSHGFWQRVFGGRDDAIGQDLRLGGELHRVVGVMDPAFRFLNPDIQLYRPAAFTAAEKSDESRHSNNFQQFARLKAGATIEQAQSQLDAINAANFERFPALKEILTNARFSTEVVDFQSNLVGETRATLSMLWGGAIFVLLIGCVNVANLALVRSTSRVRELATRHALGASFARLSRQSLTESLLLAATGGAAGLGLGWWALQAAPFFGFDRLPAGTAVHIDARVVGFTMLLVTLVGVAVGLIPILAMRRANIAQVVREEGRSGTQGRGPRLMRRVLVTSQVAFALMLLIGAGVLLASFDRVLRIDPGFRAEHVLTGTISLPTARYATNDSVRATTDRLLERIRAVPGVVATGATNTIPFGGSYSDSVILAEGYQMQPGESLISPGQISVSAGYFETMGVKLIGGRLIDANDIEGRPRVLVIDEELANRFWPNGDAVGRRMYQPASAENLLAKPAEADMMTVVGVIAPMRVRGLVDSAGTRRTGNYFYPLRQQPSRAITLAIRTNQAPELVIGAVRREVAQIDPELPFYAVRTMAERLSAAVVDRRTPTVLATGFAVVALFLAGIGIYGVLAYQVSQRRREIGIRMALGAANSSIFTLVLREGAMIVAFGTAFGLAGAFLLRQTIQAQLYEIGAMDARVVAMVAGVLIVVALVACLLPARRAAKTDPMIALSE; encoded by the coding sequence ATGGAACGACTGCTGCAGGACCTTCGCGTCGCCGTCCGCGTGCTCTGGAAGGATCGCAGCTTCGCGGTGACGACCGTGGCCACGCTCGCACTGTGCCTGGCCGCCAACGTGGCCATCTTCGCCATTGTCGACGGGGTGCTGCTGAAGCCCCTGCCGTTTGATCAGCCCGACCGCCTGGTCCGCATCTTCAACAAGTATCCGGGTGCGGGTGTCGAGATTGGCGACAACGGGGTCCCCGACTACTTCGACCGCAAGGCGGGTCTGACCGCGGCGGAAGAGATCGCCATGTTCCGCCAGGCCGGCGTGACCGTGAGCGGCAGCGGATTGGGCGAGGCCGAGCGCATCCAGGCCATGACCGTCACGCCGTCGTTCTTCCGCGTGCTCAAGGTGCAGCCCGCGCGTGGTCAGGCCTTCACCGACGCACAGGGCGAGTTGGGCCAGGAGAAGGTGGTCATCCTGAGCCACGGCTTCTGGCAGCGGGTGTTCGGCGGGCGGGATGATGCGATCGGACAGGACCTGCGGCTCGGCGGCGAACTCCACCGCGTGGTCGGCGTGATGGATCCGGCGTTCCGATTTCTGAATCCTGACATCCAGTTGTATCGCCCGGCGGCGTTCACGGCGGCCGAGAAGTCAGACGAGTCCCGGCACAGCAACAACTTTCAGCAGTTCGCCCGGCTGAAGGCCGGCGCCACCATCGAGCAGGCCCAGAGCCAACTCGATGCGATCAATGCGGCCAACTTCGAGCGCTTTCCCGCGCTCAAGGAAATCCTGACCAACGCGCGCTTCAGCACCGAGGTCGTGGACTTCCAGTCGAACCTGGTGGGCGAGACGCGCGCGACGCTGTCGATGTTGTGGGGCGGCGCGATCTTCGTGCTGCTGATCGGCTGCGTCAACGTCGCCAACCTCGCCCTGGTGCGGTCGACCTCGCGCGTCCGCGAACTCGCGACGCGTCACGCGCTTGGCGCCAGCTTCGCGCGCCTGTCGCGGCAGTCGCTGACCGAATCCCTGTTGCTGGCGGCGACCGGTGGCGCAGCTGGCCTGGGCCTGGGCTGGTGGGCGCTGCAAGCCGCGCCGTTCTTCGGCTTCGATCGGCTACCGGCGGGCACCGCCGTCCACATCGACGCACGCGTCGTCGGTTTCACCATGCTGCTCGTCACGCTAGTTGGCGTCGCGGTCGGCCTGATCCCGATCCTCGCCATGCGCCGCGCCAACATCGCCCAGGTGGTGCGGGAAGAAGGCCGCAGCGGCACGCAGGGCCGCGGTCCGCGCCTGATGCGGCGGGTCCTGGTGACGAGCCAGGTGGCCTTCGCGCTGATGCTGTTGATTGGCGCGGGGGTGCTGCTGGCCAGCTTCGACCGCGTGTTGCGGATCGATCCGGGCTTCCGCGCCGAGCATGTCCTGACCGGCACCATCAGCTTACCCACCGCGCGTTATGCGACTAACGACAGCGTGCGGGCCACGACCGATCGTCTGCTCGAGCGTATTCGCGCGGTGCCTGGCGTGGTGGCGACCGGTGCGACCAACACCATTCCGTTCGGCGGCTCCTATAGCGACAGCGTGATCCTGGCCGAGGGATATCAAATGCAGCCGGGCGAGTCGCTGATCTCGCCGGGCCAGATCTCGGTGTCTGCCGGCTACTTCGAGACGATGGGCGTGAAGCTGATTGGCGGACGGCTGATCGACGCCAACGACATCGAGGGGCGGCCGCGCGTGCTGGTGATCGACGAGGAACTGGCGAACCGCTTCTGGCCGAACGGCGATGCGGTTGGCCGGCGGATGTACCAGCCGGCGAGCGCCGAGAACCTCCTCGCCAAGCCAGCCGAGGCCGACATGATGACGGTGGTCGGCGTGATCGCACCTATGCGCGTGCGCGGGCTGGTTGATTCCGCCGGCACTCGCCGCACCGGCAATTACTTCTACCCGTTGCGGCAACAGCCGTCGCGTGCCATAACGCTGGCCATTCGCACCAACCAGGCGCCCGAGTTGGTGATTGGCGCGGTGCGCCGCGAGGTCGCGCAGATTGATCCGGAGTTGCCGTTCTACGCCGTGCGGACGATGGCGGAACGGTTGTCGGCCGCGGTGGTCGATCGACGCACACCGACGGTGCTGGCGACGGGCTTCGCGGTGGTGGCCTTGTTTCTCGCCGGCATTGGCATCTACGGCGTGCTGGCCTACCAGGTGTCGCAGCGGCGCCGCGAGATCGGCATTCGCATGGCGCTCGGCGCGGCCAACAGCAGCATCTTCACGCTGGTGCTGCGCGAGGGGGCGATGATCGTCGCGTTCGGGACGGCCTTCGGACTGGCAGGCGCATTCCTGCTGCGACAAACGATCCAAGCGCAGCTCTACGAGATCGGCGCGATGGACGCGCGCGTCGTGGCCATGGTCGCGGGAGTGCTGATCGTGGTGGCGCTTGTTGCCTGCCTGCTCCCCGCGCGGCGTGCCGCGAAGACCGACCCCATGATCGCGCTATCTGAGTAG
- a CDS encoding MoxR family ATPase has product MSLSDTSALVSSLQQELRRVIVGQDEVVAEILTAFLAGGHVLLRGVPGLAKTLLIKTLAEAVHLKFSRIQFTPDLMPSDIIGTEVIEEDRATGARNVRFIPGPIFANIILADEINRTPPKTQAALLEAMQEYQVTVGGVRHTLERPLFVLATQNPIEQEGTYPLPEAQLDRFMLNVVINYPTAVDERQILAQTTSGDEPSARPVATGEQIERARLLVREVVAADNVIDYAARIVRASRPSGTADDHVPDFVKQWLRWGAGPRAGQALLLAGKARAVLQGRPAVSLEDIRAVAPPVLRHRLLVNFQAEADGIDAETVVTRLLDAVPAR; this is encoded by the coding sequence ATGAGCCTCTCGGACACCTCTGCCCTGGTCAGTTCGCTTCAACAAGAGCTTCGCCGCGTCATCGTCGGGCAAGACGAGGTGGTGGCCGAGATCCTCACGGCCTTTCTCGCCGGTGGACATGTACTGCTTCGTGGTGTGCCCGGGCTGGCGAAGACGCTGCTGATCAAGACGCTGGCCGAGGCCGTGCACCTGAAGTTCAGCCGCATCCAGTTCACGCCCGACCTGATGCCGTCCGACATCATCGGCACCGAGGTGATCGAAGAAGATCGCGCCACCGGCGCGCGCAACGTCCGTTTCATCCCCGGGCCGATCTTCGCCAATATCATTCTGGCCGACGAGATCAACCGCACGCCGCCCAAGACGCAGGCCGCCCTGCTCGAGGCCATGCAGGAATACCAGGTCACCGTTGGTGGTGTGCGTCATACGCTCGAACGCCCGTTGTTCGTGCTGGCGACGCAGAATCCCATCGAGCAAGAAGGCACCTACCCGTTGCCAGAGGCGCAGCTCGATCGCTTCATGCTGAACGTCGTGATCAACTACCCGACGGCAGTGGACGAGCGACAGATCCTGGCGCAGACGACGAGCGGCGATGAGCCGTCGGCGCGGCCGGTGGCGACCGGCGAACAGATCGAGCGCGCGCGCCTGCTGGTGCGCGAGGTCGTGGCGGCCGACAACGTGATCGATTACGCCGCGCGGATCGTGCGCGCCTCGCGGCCGTCGGGCACGGCCGACGACCACGTGCCCGATTTCGTGAAACAGTGGCTGCGCTGGGGCGCCGGGCCACGCGCCGGCCAGGCGCTGCTGCTCGCGGGCAAGGCCCGCGCGGTGCTGCAGGGCCGCCCGGCCGTGTCGCTGGAGGACATCCGCGCGGTGGCGCCGCCGGTGCTGCGCCATCGGCTGCTCGTGAACTTCCAGGCCGAGGCGGACGGCATCGATGCTGAAACCGTCGTCACGCGCCTGCTGGACGCCGTGCCGGCCCGGTAG
- a CDS encoding DUF58 domain-containing protein produces the protein MSRHHVVSSSELQSLRDLELVTRTTVEGLRQGLHRSPFHGFSAEFSQYRHYRHGDDLKYVDWKAFARTDRLYTRQFRETTNLSALFVLDVSRSMNFGGKFDLARQVTAILGTLVLDQGDAAGVIAVDDRARLVPPRSGHHHLRVFLAQVGQLAPTGEASLGDALRRAATVMKRRGLVIVVSDLYEEAEALPQVRRLARMGHDVVVIHTLAREELTLDVGGAAELVDLESGRSLMVQPSAVRDGYVAAVRQWLTSVHDAVTGDGIEYLRLVTGEPLEPALRRFLTRRRGCG, from the coding sequence ATGTCGCGTCACCATGTGGTGTCGTCATCCGAACTGCAGTCGCTGCGCGACCTGGAGCTGGTCACGCGCACGACGGTCGAGGGACTGCGGCAGGGACTGCATCGCAGCCCGTTCCACGGCTTCAGCGCCGAGTTCAGCCAGTACCGGCATTACCGGCACGGTGATGATCTGAAGTACGTGGACTGGAAGGCGTTCGCGCGGACCGATCGGCTCTACACCCGCCAGTTTCGCGAAACCACCAACCTGTCGGCGCTGTTCGTGCTCGACGTCAGCCGTTCCATGAACTTCGGCGGCAAGTTCGATCTGGCCCGGCAGGTCACGGCCATCCTCGGCACCCTGGTCCTGGACCAGGGCGACGCCGCCGGCGTAATCGCCGTTGACGATCGCGCGCGGCTGGTGCCGCCACGTAGCGGTCACCATCACCTCCGGGTGTTCCTGGCGCAGGTCGGCCAGCTGGCGCCGACCGGCGAGGCGAGCCTTGGGGATGCGCTGCGGAGGGCCGCCACCGTGATGAAGCGGCGCGGCCTCGTGATCGTCGTGTCGGATCTGTACGAAGAAGCGGAGGCGCTGCCGCAGGTGCGCCGGCTGGCCCGCATGGGGCACGACGTCGTCGTGATCCACACACTGGCTCGCGAAGAGTTGACCCTTGATGTCGGCGGTGCGGCGGAGCTGGTCGATCTCGAAAGCGGTCGTTCGCTGATGGTGCAGCCGTCGGCCGTGCGCGACGGCTACGTGGCGGCGGTGCGGCAATGGCTGACGTCGGTGCACGATGCGGTGACTGGCGACGGCATCGAGTACCTGCGGCTGGTCACCGGCGAGCCGCTCGAGCCGGCGCTGCGGCGTTTCCTGACGCGGCGGCGGGGCTGCGGGTAG
- a CDS encoding BatA domain-containing protein, which produces MSISWLAPAVMLGTALVAVPIAIHLLVRQQGRRVAYPSLRFVSPSALAAFRRRTVQDAALLACRMAIIVAAVLALAGPVLQTEARSAAHRNRVARAVIVLPGTPPEAAEDAAGEAFVSRAFTRANLDDAIADAVRWLGEQPPASHEVLFTGSARRGQLTAAGLQAIPLSMGIRFATTTSAVTERDVVLPILRRQDGALVLEQRRVHLADDETRVAAGPSTPAPDDLLRIEAAPADRALADAAVRAALEDGVRWSQPERRVLVAWEGADEAAVQRVANGATLIRMSRPEPASSAASAVIAAVEQVTAPPSDRLEPVRIDDAQLQAWTRAPGGVPAEARPADEGDRRWFWALALALLALEHVLRRAATRPAAAEATVEGDVEARVA; this is translated from the coding sequence ATGTCCATTTCCTGGCTCGCGCCGGCGGTCATGCTGGGCACGGCGCTCGTCGCCGTGCCGATCGCGATCCACTTGCTCGTCCGTCAACAGGGCCGGCGGGTGGCCTATCCGTCGCTGCGTTTCGTGTCGCCCTCGGCCCTGGCGGCGTTTCGCCGGCGAACGGTGCAGGATGCCGCACTCCTGGCCTGCCGCATGGCCATCATCGTGGCTGCCGTGCTTGCGCTCGCAGGGCCCGTGCTGCAGACCGAGGCACGCTCGGCGGCCCACCGCAACCGGGTTGCCCGGGCGGTGATTGTCCTGCCCGGGACGCCCCCAGAGGCGGCGGAGGATGCAGCGGGCGAGGCCTTCGTATCGCGAGCCTTCACGCGGGCCAATCTCGATGATGCGATCGCCGATGCCGTCCGGTGGCTCGGCGAGCAGCCGCCTGCCAGCCACGAAGTGCTGTTCACCGGTTCCGCCCGCCGCGGCCAACTCACCGCTGCCGGCTTGCAGGCCATCCCACTGTCCATGGGGATTCGCTTCGCGACGACCACCAGCGCGGTGACCGAACGCGACGTGGTGCTGCCGATTTTGCGCCGACAGGACGGCGCGCTCGTGCTCGAGCAGCGGCGGGTGCACCTTGCGGACGACGAGACGCGCGTGGCCGCCGGCCCCTCGACCCCTGCACCGGACGACCTGCTGCGGATCGAAGCCGCGCCGGCCGATCGCGCGCTGGCGGACGCGGCCGTCCGCGCTGCACTGGAAGACGGTGTGCGCTGGTCGCAGCCGGAGCGGCGGGTGCTCGTGGCGTGGGAAGGTGCGGACGAGGCCGCCGTGCAGCGAGTCGCAAACGGCGCCACGCTGATCCGCATGAGCCGTCCCGAACCGGCGTCGAGCGCGGCTTCGGCGGTGATCGCCGCCGTTGAGCAGGTCACTGCGCCGCCGTCCGACCGCTTGGAGCCGGTTCGAATTGACGATGCGCAACTGCAGGCGTGGACGCGCGCGCCCGGCGGAGTACCGGCAGAGGCGCGGCCGGCCGACGAAGGTGACCGCCGATGGTTCTGGGCGCTCGCACTGGCGTTACTGGCGCTCGAGCACGTCCTTCGCCGCGCCGCCACGCGGCCCGCGGCCGCCGAGGCCACCGTGGAGGGTGATGTGGAGGCCCGCGTTGCCTGA
- a CDS encoding TldD/PmbA family protein has product MPSEKVRLKPDTTLPDATSRRDFAKILGLGTIGLSLGPSVFARQTTTPFPAIKNPKYRTWSEDALREAKRLGCTYADIRFTLNRSNGVAVRNGDIQSGGSVGFGQFGDVDTYGFGVRVIHSGVWGFSSSPNVTPEEIKRIVALATEVAKASATAKKFDVRLAPVKAYDTFWETPIKVDPWSIPLEDKVALLVDVTRTMQKTPEVISADAAVNFNYEWKYLATSEGSFIEQVFYYTAASISATARKDGVVKTRTFDPGTETRGWEFVTDNDLKGNAERVAAEAVEFAMAKPVGSGLKDLILMPNHSALTIHEIIAHPTELDRIVGYEANYAGTSFVKISDLGKLKYGSKHLNITADRTHPGGASTVGYDDDGVEAQNWPIIRDGILVGLQTNRETAHYIGETSSRGCTFANHWRNYPFLRMPNIQMEPGPKGSPTLDQMIGSIQDGVLVDGQGSFSIDQQRYNGQFGGNCFWEIKNGKKTRMVTDFTYNAISTDFWANLDAVGPPEEWQHIGMGGDAKGQPVQSNRPSHGASPILLRKIMVGTAFK; this is encoded by the coding sequence ATGCCGTCAGAAAAGGTTCGGCTAAAGCCGGACACCACATTGCCGGACGCTACCTCGAGGCGAGACTTCGCAAAGATACTCGGGCTCGGCACCATTGGCCTCAGTCTCGGGCCGTCGGTGTTCGCCCGGCAAACCACCACACCCTTTCCGGCCATCAAGAATCCGAAGTATCGGACCTGGTCTGAAGATGCGCTGCGCGAGGCGAAGCGCCTCGGGTGCACCTACGCCGACATTCGCTTCACCTTGAACCGGTCGAACGGCGTCGCCGTGCGCAACGGCGACATCCAGAGTGGTGGCAGCGTCGGCTTCGGCCAGTTCGGTGATGTCGATACCTACGGGTTCGGCGTTCGCGTGATTCACTCGGGTGTGTGGGGATTCTCGAGCAGTCCCAACGTCACCCCGGAAGAGATCAAGCGCATCGTCGCCTTGGCGACCGAAGTCGCCAAGGCCAGCGCCACGGCGAAAAAGTTCGACGTGCGCCTGGCGCCGGTGAAAGCCTACGACACGTTCTGGGAGACGCCGATCAAGGTCGATCCGTGGAGCATTCCGCTGGAGGACAAGGTCGCGTTGCTGGTCGATGTCACCCGGACGATGCAGAAGACTCCCGAGGTGATCTCGGCGGACGCGGCGGTGAACTTCAACTACGAGTGGAAGTACCTGGCCACTTCCGAAGGTTCGTTCATCGAGCAGGTGTTCTACTACACGGCCGCGTCGATCAGCGCCACCGCCCGCAAGGACGGCGTGGTGAAGACGCGCACCTTCGACCCCGGCACCGAAACGCGCGGGTGGGAGTTCGTCACCGACAACGACCTGAAGGGCAATGCCGAGCGCGTCGCCGCCGAGGCGGTTGAATTCGCGATGGCCAAGCCGGTGGGGTCGGGCCTCAAAGACCTGATCCTCATGCCGAACCACTCGGCGCTCACCATCCACGAGATCATTGCCCACCCGACCGAACTCGACCGCATTGTCGGCTACGAAGCCAACTACGCGGGCACGAGCTTCGTGAAGATCAGCGACCTGGGCAAGCTGAAGTACGGGTCGAAGCACCTCAACATCACCGCCGACCGCACCCATCCGGGCGGCGCGTCGACGGTGGGCTACGACGATGACGGGGTGGAGGCACAGAACTGGCCGATCATCCGCGACGGCATTCTGGTCGGCCTGCAGACCAACCGCGAGACCGCGCACTACATCGGCGAAACCAGTTCGCGCGGCTGCACCTTTGCCAACCACTGGCGCAACTACCCGTTCCTGCGCATGCCGAACATCCAGATGGAGCCGGGCCCCAAGGGGTCGCCGACGCTCGACCAGATGATTGGCAGCATCCAGGACGGCGTGCTCGTGGACGGGCAGGGCAGCTTCAGCATCGACCAGCAGCGCTACAACGGCCAGTTCGGCGGTAACTGCTTCTGGGAGATCAAGAACGGCAAGAAGACGCGGATGGTGACCGACTTTACCTACAACGCGATCTCGACGGACTTCTGGGCCAACCTCGATGCGGTCGGCCCGCCCGAAGAGTGGCAGCACATCGGCATGGGCGGCGACGCGAAAGGGCAGCCGGTGCAGTCGAACCGTCCGTCCCACGGCGCCTCGCCGATCCTGTTGCGCAAGATCATGGTCGGCACGGCGTTCAAGTAA
- a CDS encoding TldD/PmbA family protein — translation MAYSRDEIKQITDKVLNMCKADAVEVRFSGGERSATRFANSSITANLIEHDQEVQITVRYGQKSASATTHQFDDESLTRTIDAVQALARRKPDNPELMPLVKPPQTYIEVDAASPSAIAFGPAERAKMVKASTDICEKKGVLGAGYIPKFDWVDASANSAGLFTYFHYADASFILTCRTPDQTGSGWAGTTGVKDIKNIDAEMLTNVAADKALRSRKPRAIEPGNYTVILESRPAARYLSLILGALNARNAEEGRSFMSGKQRGETRLGEKVFGDNFTLRSEIGNPVLRQSPIGQDGLAAKSVTWIEKGVVKNLFYDRFWANRQKKEPTATTPGMSLVMEGGTTSVEEMIKSTKRGLLVSFFWYIRGVDNMTLLNTGMTRDGLFLIENGEIVAPVQNFRWNESPAVSFNNISALGPAIPMHTGEAYDNPGTALVPAMKLEDFTMTSISPAV, via the coding sequence ATGGCTTATTCACGAGACGAGATCAAGCAGATCACCGACAAGGTGCTCAACATGTGCAAGGCCGACGCCGTCGAGGTCCGGTTTTCGGGCGGCGAGCGGTCGGCGACACGGTTTGCCAACTCCAGCATCACCGCCAACCTGATCGAGCACGACCAGGAAGTGCAGATCACGGTGCGCTACGGGCAGAAGTCGGCGAGCGCGACGACGCACCAGTTCGATGACGAGTCGCTGACGCGGACCATCGACGCGGTGCAGGCGCTGGCGCGGCGCAAGCCCGACAACCCCGAGTTGATGCCGCTGGTGAAGCCGCCCCAGACCTACATCGAGGTGGACGCGGCGTCGCCGTCGGCGATCGCGTTTGGTCCGGCCGAGCGCGCGAAGATGGTCAAGGCCAGCACCGACATCTGCGAGAAGAAGGGCGTGCTCGGCGCCGGCTACATTCCCAAGTTCGACTGGGTGGACGCGTCGGCCAACTCCGCCGGCCTGTTCACGTACTTCCACTATGCGGATGCCAGCTTCATCCTGACCTGCCGCACGCCGGACCAAACCGGCTCGGGCTGGGCCGGGACGACCGGGGTCAAGGACATCAAGAACATCGACGCCGAGATGCTGACCAACGTGGCGGCCGACAAGGCGCTGCGGTCGCGCAAGCCGCGGGCGATTGAGCCCGGCAACTACACCGTGATTCTCGAATCGCGGCCGGCCGCTCGCTACCTGTCGCTGATCCTGGGAGCGCTCAACGCGCGCAATGCTGAGGAGGGCCGCAGCTTCATGAGCGGCAAGCAGCGCGGCGAGACGCGCCTGGGCGAGAAGGTGTTTGGCGACAACTTCACGCTGCGCAGCGAGATCGGCAACCCGGTCCTGCGCCAGAGCCCGATCGGTCAGGACGGCCTCGCCGCCAAGAGCGTGACCTGGATCGAGAAGGGCGTCGTCAAGAACCTGTTCTACGACCGCTTCTGGGCCAACCGCCAGAAGAAGGAGCCGACCGCCACCACCCCGGGCATGAGCCTGGTGATGGAAGGCGGCACGACCAGTGTCGAGGAGATGATCAAGAGCACCAAGCGCGGCCTGCTGGTGTCGTTCTTCTGGTATATCCGCGGCGTGGACAACATGACGCTGCTCAACACCGGCATGACGCGCGATGGCCTGTTCCTGATCGAGAACGGCGAAATCGTCGCCCCGGTGCAGAACTTCCGCTGGAACGAATCGCCGGCGGTGAGCTTCAACAACATCTCGGCGCTCGGCCCGGCCATTCCCATGCACACCGGCGAGGCCTACGACAACCCGGGCACGGCGCTGGTGCCGGCCATGAAGCTCGAAGATTTCACCATGACGTCCATTTCCCCGGCGGTCTAG